A single window of Sander lucioperca isolate FBNREF2018 chromosome 22, SLUC_FBN_1.2, whole genome shotgun sequence DNA harbors:
- the LOC116044345 gene encoding hemoglobin subunit alpha-like — protein sequence MSLNNKDKAAVKALWGKIAKSADIIGSEALNRMLVVYPQTKTYFAHWPDLSPGSEFIKVQGKNVMGGLGLAVSKIDDLTTGLMELSEKHAFTLRVDPSNFKVLSHCILVELATIFPKELTPEEHLSYDKFFAAVALALSEKYR from the exons ATGAGTTTGAACAACAAAGACAAGGCTGCCGTCAAGGCCCTGTGGGGCAAAATCGCCAAGTCAGCAGACATTATTGGCTCTGAAGCTCTGAACAG GATGCTTGTCGTCTACCCGCAAACCAAGACCTACTTCGCCCACTGGCCAGACCTGAGCCCCGGCTCTGAGTTCATCAAGGTCCAGGGAAAAAATGTGATGGGTGGACTAGGTCTGGCTGTGTCCAAAATTGACGACCTGACAACGGGCCTGATGGAGCTCAGCGAGAAGCACGCCTTCACGCTGAGAGTGGACCCGTCCAACTTCAAG GTCCTGTCCCACTGCATTCTTGTGGAGCTCGCCACCATTTTCCCAAAGGAGTTGACCCCTGAGGAGCACCTGTCCTATGATAAATTCTTCGCTGCTGTGGCCCTGGCTCTGTCTGAGAAATACCGCTAA